One Thermus caldifontis DNA segment encodes these proteins:
- the ftsY gene encoding signal recognition particle-docking protein FtsY — protein MGFFDRLKAGLAKTRETLLKAIPWGGSPEEVLEELEMALLAADVGLEATEELLAEVKASGRKDLKEAVKEQLVQMLEPDERRATLRKLGFRPQNPKPVEPQGHVVLVVGVNGVGKTTTIAKLGRYYRNLGKKVMFCAGDTFRAAGGAQLSEWGKRLDIPVIQGPEGADPAALAFDAASARKARGYDLLLVDTAGRLHTKHNLMEELKKVKRAIAKADPDEPKEVWLVLDAVTGQNGLEQAKRFHEAVGLTGVIVTKLDGTAKGGVLIPIVRTLKVPIRFIGVGEGPDDLQPFDAEAFVEALLEA, from the coding sequence ATGGGCTTCTTTGACCGACTGAAAGCCGGCCTCGCCAAGACCCGGGAAACCCTCCTCAAGGCCATCCCCTGGGGGGGGAGTCCCGAAGAGGTCTTGGAGGAGCTGGAGATGGCCCTCCTTGCCGCCGATGTGGGCCTCGAGGCCACCGAGGAGCTCCTCGCCGAGGTGAAGGCCTCGGGGCGGAAGGACCTGAAGGAGGCGGTCAAGGAACAGCTGGTCCAGATGCTGGAGCCGGACGAGCGCCGGGCCACCTTGAGGAAGCTGGGTTTCCGCCCGCAAAACCCCAAGCCCGTAGAACCCCAGGGCCACGTGGTCCTGGTGGTGGGGGTGAACGGGGTGGGCAAGACCACCACCATCGCCAAGCTGGGCCGCTACTACCGAAACCTGGGCAAGAAGGTCATGTTCTGCGCCGGGGACACCTTCCGCGCCGCTGGGGGGGCTCAGCTTTCCGAATGGGGGAAACGCCTGGACATCCCCGTGATCCAAGGGCCGGAAGGCGCCGACCCCGCCGCCTTGGCCTTTGACGCCGCCAGCGCCCGCAAGGCCAGGGGGTACGACCTCCTTCTGGTGGACACCGCAGGCCGCCTCCACACCAAGCACAACCTCATGGAGGAACTGAAGAAGGTGAAGCGGGCCATCGCCAAGGCAGACCCCGACGAGCCCAAGGAGGTTTGGCTGGTGCTGGACGCCGTCACCGGGCAAAACGGCCTCGAGCAGGCCAAGCGCTTCCACGAGGCGGTGGGGCTTACGGGGGTCATCGTCACCAAGCTGGACGGCACCGCCAAGGGCGGGGTCCTCATCCCCATCGTGCGCACCCTCAAGGTGCCCATCCGGTTCATCGGGGTGGGGGAAGGCCCCGACGACCTCCAGCCCTTTGACGCGGAGGCCTTTGTGGAGGCGTTATTGGAAGCCTAA
- a CDS encoding disulfide bond formation protein B, with protein sequence MNRAPFLLAFAWVVALVATLGSLYYSEVRLFLPCELCWYQRIFMYPQAVLLGLALWRQDLAVWPYALTLSLIGGGFSTLHLLEQRFPDLFTLACKPPVPCNVEYIPQFPIPLQALIAFLLIALSMGFLAREARQRG encoded by the coding sequence ATGAACCGCGCTCCCTTCCTCCTCGCCTTCGCCTGGGTGGTGGCCCTGGTGGCCACCTTGGGAAGCCTCTACTACTCCGAGGTGCGGCTTTTCTTGCCCTGCGAGCTCTGTTGGTACCAGCGCATCTTCATGTACCCGCAGGCGGTCCTCCTGGGCCTAGCCCTTTGGCGGCAGGACCTTGCTGTCTGGCCCTATGCCCTTACCCTTTCCCTCATCGGGGGCGGATTCAGCACCCTACATCTCCTGGAGCAGCGCTTCCCCGACCTCTTCACCCTGGCCTGCAAGCCCCCGGTGCCCTGCAACGTGGAGTACATACCCCAGTTCCCCATCCCCTTGCAGGCCCTGATCGCCTTCCTCCTCATCGCCCTTAGCATGGGGTTTCTGGCCCGAGAGGCCCGTCAAAGGGGGTAG
- the lptB gene encoding LPS export ABC transporter ATP-binding protein gives MDGELLAKGLRKRYGSREVVRGVDLRLKRGEIVALFGPNGAGKTTTFYMVVGFIRPTGGRIFLKGQEVSRLPMHRRARLGLGYLPQEPSAFRRMTVLENLLAVLEFQPLSRKEQLEKAKALLEELSIYHLKDQMAYALSGGERRRLEMARALCTDPDFILLDEPFTGVDPKNVKEIQKVIAELRERRGVGVFITDHAVRETLAITDRVYVMYDGEILFHGDPETFARDQGVRRHYLGEDYEL, from the coding sequence ATGGACGGGGAGCTTTTGGCCAAGGGGTTGCGCAAGCGCTACGGCTCCAGGGAGGTGGTGCGGGGGGTGGACCTACGCCTCAAGCGGGGGGAGATCGTGGCCCTCTTCGGCCCCAACGGGGCGGGGAAGACCACCACCTTCTACATGGTGGTGGGGTTCATCCGGCCCACGGGGGGGCGGATTTTCCTAAAGGGGCAGGAGGTGAGCCGCCTTCCCATGCACCGCCGGGCCCGGCTGGGCCTGGGGTATCTGCCCCAGGAGCCTTCCGCCTTTCGGCGGATGACGGTGCTGGAAAATCTCCTGGCCGTTTTGGAGTTCCAGCCCCTTTCCCGCAAGGAGCAGCTGGAGAAGGCCAAGGCCCTTTTGGAGGAGCTTTCCATCTACCACCTCAAGGACCAGATGGCCTACGCCCTTTCCGGGGGGGAGCGCAGGCGGCTGGAAATGGCCAGAGCCCTTTGCACGGACCCCGATTTTATCCTCCTGGACGAGCCCTTCACCGGGGTGGACCCCAAGAACGTAAAGGAGATCCAAAAGGTCATCGCCGAGCTCCGGGAGAGGCGGGGGGTGGGGGTCTTCATCACCGACCATGCGGTGCGGGAGACCCTGGCCATCACCGACCGGGTTTATGTGATGTACGACGGAGAGATTCTCTTCCACGGCGACCCCGAGACCTTTGCCCGGGACCAGGGGGTACGGAGGCACTACCTGGGGGAGGACTACGAGCTTTAG
- the gltX gene encoding glutamate--tRNA ligase, which translates to MVVTRIAPSPTGDPHVGTAYIALFNYVWARKNGGRFLVRIEDTDRTRYVPGAEERILAALGWLGISYDEGPDIGGPHGPYRQSERLPLYQKHAEELLRRGWAYRAFETPEELERIRKEKGGYDGRARNIPLEEAEERARRGEPHVIRLKVPRPGTTEVRDELRGVVVYDNGEIPDVVLLKSDGYPTYHLANVVDDHLMGVTDVIRAEEWLVSTPIHVLLYQAFGWEVPKFYHMPLLRNPDKTKISKRKSHTSLEWYRAEGFLPEALRNYLALMGFSMPDGREIFTLEELIEAFTWERVSLGGPVFDLEKLRWLNGKYIREVLSLEEVAERVKPFLREAGLSWPDEAYLGRAVELMRPRFDTLKELPQKAPYLFSEDYPFADKALEKLREGLPILKEVEALLRAQEDWSEAALDALLRGFAQEKGLKLGQVAQPLRAALTGSLETPGLFEIMALLGKERVLARLARALGKGTS; encoded by the coding sequence ATGGTGGTGACCCGCATCGCCCCAAGCCCCACGGGGGACCCCCATGTGGGGACGGCGTATATCGCCCTTTTCAACTACGTTTGGGCACGAAAAAACGGAGGGCGCTTTCTGGTGCGCATTGAGGACACCGACCGCACCCGCTATGTGCCGGGGGCGGAGGAACGCATCCTGGCCGCCCTTGGGTGGCTTGGCATCTCCTACGACGAAGGCCCCGACATCGGTGGGCCCCACGGGCCCTACCGCCAGTCGGAGCGGCTACCCCTTTACCAAAAGCACGCCGAGGAGCTTCTCCGGCGGGGATGGGCCTACCGGGCCTTTGAGACCCCCGAGGAGCTGGAAAGGATCCGCAAGGAAAAGGGAGGGTATGACGGCCGCGCCCGCAACATCCCCCTCGAGGAGGCCGAGGAACGGGCGAGAAGGGGCGAGCCCCACGTGATCCGCCTCAAGGTGCCAAGGCCCGGCACCACGGAGGTGAGGGACGAACTTAGGGGGGTGGTGGTCTACGACAACGGGGAGATCCCCGACGTGGTCCTTCTCAAGTCCGACGGCTACCCCACCTACCACCTGGCCAACGTGGTGGACGACCACCTGATGGGGGTGACGGACGTGATCCGGGCCGAGGAGTGGCTGGTTTCCACCCCCATCCACGTCCTCCTCTACCAGGCCTTTGGCTGGGAGGTGCCCAAGTTCTACCACATGCCCCTCCTTAGAAACCCGGACAAGACCAAGATCTCCAAGCGAAAGAGCCACACCTCCTTGGAGTGGTACCGGGCGGAGGGGTTTTTGCCCGAGGCCCTGCGCAACTACCTGGCCCTCATGGGCTTCTCCATGCCCGATGGGCGGGAGATCTTCACCCTCGAAGAGCTCATCGAGGCCTTCACCTGGGAGCGGGTTTCCCTGGGAGGACCGGTCTTTGACCTGGAGAAGCTCCGCTGGCTCAACGGCAAGTACATCCGCGAGGTCCTCTCCCTGGAGGAGGTGGCGGAAAGGGTGAAACCCTTCCTGAGAGAAGCGGGGCTCTCTTGGCCGGACGAGGCCTATTTGGGGCGGGCGGTGGAGCTCATGCGCCCCCGGTTTGACACCTTGAAGGAGCTTCCGCAAAAGGCCCCGTACCTCTTCAGCGAGGACTACCCCTTTGCGGACAAAGCCCTGGAGAAGCTGAGGGAAGGCCTTCCCATCCTAAAGGAGGTGGAGGCCCTCTTAAGGGCCCAGGAGGACTGGAGCGAGGCCGCCCTGGATGCCCTCCTCCGGGGTTTCGCCCAGGAAAAAGGCCTCAAGCTGGGCCAGGTGGCCCAGCCCCTAAGGGCCGCCCTCACGGGAAGCCTGGAAACCCCGGGGCTTTTTGAGATCATGGCCCTATTGGGCAAGGAGCGGGTCCTTGCCCGGCTGGCCCGGGCCCTAGGGAAGGGCACCTCGTGA
- a CDS encoding DUF5522 domain-containing protein, with protein sequence MAEAELQEGEDFYWEEGRMVFTEAYLRKRGLCCGSGCRHCPWPKGEEEA encoded by the coding sequence ATGGCGGAAGCCGAACTCCAAGAGGGCGAAGACTTCTATTGGGAGGAGGGGCGGATGGTTTTCACGGAGGCGTATCTCCGCAAACGGGGGCTTTGCTGCGGTTCGGGTTGTCGCCACTGCCCCTGGCCTAAGGGGGAAGAGGAAGCTTAG